A window of Argopecten irradians isolate NY chromosome 1, Ai_NY, whole genome shotgun sequence contains these coding sequences:
- the LOC138315115 gene encoding uncharacterized protein yields MLTEQLPTRQDLVESLDSEAIFDYLIQHGVLDEGTRDGIRGETTKVQRNTALLQHLQGNGDSAIALFINALRQSGQLVLASSLDVTSKIKPTYGSGYLGKERYKGQVTIKILVDSIKGFFPKWEEGDQLEEKHGDTPEKEVKPHGGTNVNDLNVLLTPRRMHKSYENMTMIDGIGDGSRSKMWRIHEYSYDREGYDTAGEEDEDGTKSRGFCWCLCIPRRKKAKKYKQNYPGPAKERQRNESPRSVQPRSRTTHNRGSSPFTSDISSPAKGQQKIKGGSSNTYSPKKTDVSMQRNSNGKDRSGKVQYNVKDTTVTHSKTKQTGSDRAKHKEKTKNGVNQRGRKGEGRSQGHSSRSENKENTPPVGSCSNTPNKCANSDTKPRQSNDSVLSDEEPVEFCVMWKSRGPTFDQHVDKFNDIIDKDVAIKSQIVKYFEQERGTLVLSVYSSEDSLVICNICMTCEQVKNIQTDERSGLLTELIEGMMLKKSVNEALNVDEIKLQVVVDDNEIDLAMDDLR; encoded by the exons ATGTTAACGGAACAGCTCCCAACAAGACAGGACCTTGTGGAGTCACTCGACTCGGAGGccatatttgattatttgatcCAGCATGGTGTTTTGGATGAGGGGACAAGGGACGGAATACGAGGGGAGACAACCAAGGTCCAAAGAAACACTGCGTTACTGCAACACCTACAGGGGAACGGGGACTCCGCCATTGCCTTATTTATAAACGCTCTCAGACAGTCTGGCCAGCTGGTTCTAGCTAGCTCTTTGGATGTAACCAGTAAAATTAAGCCCACCTACGGATCAG GTTACCTAGGCAAGGAGCGTTATAAAG GTCAAGTAACCATTAAAATCCTTGTTGATTCGATCAAGGGATTTTTTCCAAAGTGGGAAGAAGGGGATCAGTTGGAAGAGAAACATGGAGATACGCCCGAAAAAGAAGTCAAGCCACACGGAGGAACCAATGTAAACGACCTCAATGTTCTGTTAACTCCACGTCGTATGCACAAGTCTTACGAAAATATGACAATGATTGATGGGATAGGAGatgggtcaaggtcaaagaTGTGGCggattcatgaatattcatatgACCGGGAGGGGTATGATACCGCAGGCGAAGAGGATGAGGATGGAACGAAATCAAGAGGGTTTTGTTGGTGTCTATGTATTCCACGTAGAAAAAAGGCTAAAAAGTACAAACAAAATTACCCGGGGCCTGCGAAAGAGAGACAGAGAAATGAAAGCCCAAGAAGTGTTCAGCCTCGCTCCAGGACCACACACAATAGGGGAAGTAGCCCATTTACAAGTGATATCAGCTCTCCTGCCAAGGGTCAACAAAAGATCAAAGGCGGAAGTTCGAATACATATTCACCTAAAAAGACAGACGTTTCTATGCAACGGAATTCAAATGGAAAAGATAGATCCGGAAAAGTGCAATACAATGTCAAAGACACAACTGTAACACATtccaaaaccaaacaaacaggaaGTGATCGGGCAAAGCACAAAGAGAAAACTAAAAATGGTGTTAACCAGAGAGGGAGAAAAGGTGAAGGTCGTTCACAAGGACATAGTTCAAGGTCAGAAAATAAGGAAAATACTCCCCCAGTCGGTTCCTGTTCCAACACGCCAAACAAATGTGCAAATAGTGATACAAAACCCAGGCAGAGTAACGACTCTGTGTTATCTGACGAAGAGCCAGTGGAGTTCTGTGTTATGTGGAAAAGTCGGGGGCCAACGTTCGACCAACACGTCGATAAATTTAATGACATTATTGATAAGGATGTGGCGATCAAATCGcaaattgtgaaatattttgaacaagAGCGCGGTACGCTTGTATTGTCTGTGTATTCTAGCGAAGATTCACTTGTTATTTGTAACATCTGTATGACGTGCGAACAGGTGAAAAACATTCAGACTGACGAACGGTCCGGACTTCTTACTGAATTAATCGAAGGCATGATGCTCAAAAAATCTGTGAACGAGGCTCTCAATGTGGACGAAATTAAACTTCAAGTGGTGGTGGATGACAATGAGATTGACCTGGCGATGGATGACTTGAGATAA